A stretch of the Medicago truncatula cultivar Jemalong A17 chromosome 5, MtrunA17r5.0-ANR, whole genome shotgun sequence genome encodes the following:
- the LOC11433768 gene encoding probable E3 ubiquitin-protein ligase RHC2A produces the protein MPICPDCDSGFLEDVEQSTHSANTVGGRRMRFPMAAAMYMIGHRNNNYNQNTFRRHRRNNVNGGDISPFNPIIMIRGGGGSSEGTSREREENNEFELFYEDGAGSGLRALPPRMSELILGSGFERVMEQLSHVEANRSGNEGHNQQHLPALKSAVELLPTIEINESHMNVESHCAVCKEPFELGISAREMPCKHIYHNECILPWLAIQNSCPVCRHELPCESPQINNEISNSNEDENVGLTIWRLPGGGFAVGRFSGDGGGGENRMEHPIVYTEVDGAFNNVGEPRRISWSLTSSRGGIGRSRGGAFRRMLSNLFGCLRGGGVRNQHSPFTTREFPQPMTMRNNSASHTNENPSLRSRRTWSMDANGGNRPW, from the coding sequence ATGCCAATATGTCCCGATTGTGACAGCGGCTTTCTGGAAGATGTCGAACAATCAACACATTCCGCCAATACTGTTGGTGGCCGTCGAATGAGGTTCCCTATGGCGGCGGCTATGTACATGATAGGCCATcgcaataataattataatcaaAATACTTTTCGACGCCACCGTAGAAACAATGTTAACGGTGGAGACATTTCTCCGTTTAACCCGATTATCATGATtcgtggtggtggtggttcctCTGAGGGGACGAGCCGTGAGCGTGAAGAGAATAACGAGTTTGAGCTTTTCTACGAAGATGGTGCCGGTTCTGGTCTTAGAGCATTACCTCCAAGGATGTCAGAGCTTATTCTAGGGTCTGGATTTGAAAGGGTGATGGAACAACTTTCTCATGTTGAAGCTAATCGTAGTGGAAACGAGGgacataatcaacaacatttaCCGGCATTAAAATCCGCGGTGGAATTGTTACCGACGATTGAAATCAACGAGAGTCATATGAATGTAGAATCACATTGTGCCGTTTGTAAAGAGCCTTTTGAACTTGGAATTTCAGCTAGGGAAATGCCATGCAAACACATATACCATAATGAATGCATACTTCCATGGCTTGCAATTCAAAATTCTTGTCCCGTTTGTCGACATGAATTGCCTTGTGAATCACCACAAATTAACAATGAAATTTCCAATTCGAATGAAGACGAGAATGTTGGGTTGACAATTTGGAGGTTACCGGGTGGAGGGTTTGCCGttggaagattttctggtgACGGAGGTGGGGGTGAGAATAGAATGGAGCATCCTATTGTTTACACAGAAGTGGATGGTGCATTTAACAATGTTGGAGAACCAAGAAGGATTTCATGGTCATTGACATCATCTAGAGGAGGGATAGGAAGAAGTAGAGGGGGTGCATTTCGTAGAATGTTGAGCAATTTGTTTGGATGTTTGAGAGGAGGTGGAGTTAGGAATCAACATTCTCCTTTTACTACTAGAGAGTTTCCTCAACCTATGACCATGAGAAATAATAGTGCATCTCATACCAATGAGAATCCTTCTCTACGTTCACGTAGGACTTGGTCTATGGATGCAAATGGTGGAAATAGACCATGGTAA
- the LOC11433951 gene encoding glycerol-3-phosphate acyltransferase 5 — MDSVVSELEGTLLKNSDVFSYFMLVAFEASGLIRFVLLLILWPVIRFLDMFGMEDISLKLMIFVAVAGIHKSEIESVSRAVLPKFFMDDLDMEAWKIFSSYAKSVVVTKMPGVMVKRFVEEHLRADEVIGSELVFNRFGLATGFVQSESITSVSERVAKLFNNQVPNLGMLRFSTTTSSNHSFSKLCKEQMQPPFRTSQKHNDSQLLRPHPVIFHDGRLVKRPTPFTSLLIILWIPIGILLAIIRLTLGAILPFWAIPHMSRLFGGKVIVKGNPPFPPTAGGPGVLFVCTHRTLMDPVVLSSVLQRKTPAVTYSISRLSEILSPIPTVRLTRMRNVDAERIKYELSKGDLVVCPEGTTCREPFLLRFSALFAELTDRIVPVAMNYRVGFFHATTARGWKGLDPVFFFMNPRPVYEVTFLNQLPVEATCSSGKSPHDVANYVQRILAATLGFECTNFTRKDKYRVLAGNDGIVSCTSLVDRVKKVVSTFKPCLP; from the exons ATGGATTCTGTTGTCTCTGAATTAGAAGGCACACTTCTAAAAAACTCAGATGTATTCTCCTACTTCATGTTAGTAGCATTTGAGGCCTCAGGTTTGATTCGCTTCGTTCTTCTGTTAATCCTATGGCCCGTGATTCGGTTCCTAGACATGTTCGGCATGGAGGACATAAGTCTCAAGCTAATGATCTTTGTAGCCGTAGCTGGAATTCATAAATCTGAGATTGAATCAGTTTCAAGAGCTGTTTTACCAAAATTCTTCATGGATGATCTTGACATGGAAGCTTGGAAGATTTTTAGCTCTTACGCGAAAAGCGTTGTGGTAACAAAAATGCCAGGAGTTATGGTGAAGAGGTTTGTTGAGGAACATTTACGTGCAGATGAAGTAATTGGAAGTGAATTGGTTTTCAATAGGTTTGGTTTAGCTACAGGATTTGTTCAAAGTGAATCAATTACTTCCGTTTCTGAAAGAGTTGCTAAACTTTTCAATAACCAAGTTCCAAATTTGGGTATGTTAAGGTTTAGTACTACTACATCAAGCAATCATTCTTTCTCCAAACTTTGCAAG GAACAAATGCAACCACCATTTAGGACAAGCCAAAAGCACAATGATAGCCAACTTCTCCGACCTCATCCGGTGATCTTCCACGACGGCCGATTGGTGAAACGACCAACACCGTTCACCTCCCTACTAATCATCCTTTGGATCCCAATAGGTATTTTACTAGCCATAATCAGGTTAACCTTGGGAGCCATTTTACCTTTTTGGGCCATTCCTCACATGTCAAGGTTATTTGGTGGCAAAGTTATTGTGAAGGGAAATCCACCTTTCCCTCCCACCGCAGGCGGTCCCGGTGTCCTTTTCGTGTGTACTCACCGCACTCTAATGGACCCTGTTGTCCTCTCTTCCGTCCTTCAACGTAAAACCCCCGCGGTAACATACTCTATTTCTCGGTTATCGGAAATCCTCTCCCCCATTCCTACCGTGAGACTAACCAGGATGCGAAATGTGGACGCTGAGAGAATAAAATATGAGTTATCCAAAGGAGATTTAGTTGTCTGTCCAGAAGGAACAACATGTCGCGAGCCTTTCCTTTTACGATTTAGTGCTCTATTTGCCGAGCTAACTGACCGGATAGTACCGGTCGCCATGAACTATAGAGTAGGGTTCTTCCATGCAACCACTGCAAGGGGTTGGAAAGGTTTGGACCCggttttcttcttcatgaaccCAAGACCAGTTTATGAGGTTACATTCTTGAACCAGTTGCCGGTTGAAGCGACGTGTTCGTCCGGGAAGAGTCCACACGATGTGGCCAATTATGTTCAGAGGATATTGGCTGCAACTCTAGGGTTTGAGTGCACTAACTTTACTCGGAAAGATAAATATAGGGTTTTGGCTGGGAATGATGGCATTGTGTCTTGTACTTCATTGGTTGATCGAGTAAAGAAGGTGGTGAGCACATTTAAGCCTTGTTTACCATAG